Proteins encoded by one window of Antechinus flavipes isolate AdamAnt ecotype Samford, QLD, Australia chromosome 4, AdamAnt_v2, whole genome shotgun sequence:
- the COMMD5 gene encoding COMM domain-containing protein 5 yields MSAVGVAVGRGLKPAAPYLPPAGDGHGSRGNFLGPRPPAAVEAMARQLSGLDKELFRQLLKVVVSALQGEDCREETRRLVDSSPLSEAQFRVLVAGMYALLREALRLPASALKPDEFREDLQQLQVPDEFVADFASVVFGSRRPGLDELAREQGARLPTIEDFRWRVDVAISTSSLARSLQPSILMQLKLSDGTAHRFEVPVAKFQELRYNVALILKEMNDLEKRCSLKIQD; encoded by the coding sequence ATGTCAGCGGTAGGGGTGGCTGTGGGCCGCGGCCTGAAACCGGCGGCTCCCTACCTGCCCCCTGCTGGGGACGGGCACGGCAGCCGAGGGAATTTCCTGGGCCCCCGTCCCCCTGCAGCTGTGGAAGCCATGGCCCGGCAGTTATCAGGCCTGGACAAGGAGCTGTTCCGACAGCTGCTGAAAGTGGTGGTGAGCGCCCTGCAGGGCGAAGATTGTCGGGAGGAAACCCGGCGTCTCGTGGACTCGTCGCCTCTGTCAGAGGCGCAGTTCCGCGTTCTCGTAGCTGGCATGTACGCACTGCTGCGGGAGGCCCTGCGGCTGCCGGCCTCCGCCCTCAAACCCGACGAGTTCAGGGAAGATCTGCAGCAGCTCCAGGTACCCGACGAGTTTGTGGCGGATTTTGCCAGCGTGGTCTTTGGCAGCCGGCGCCCCGGCCTGGACGAACTGGCCCGCGAACAGGGCGCTCGACTGCCCACGATAGAGGACTTCAGGTGGAGggtggacgtggccatctccaccAGCTCGCTAGCCCGCTCCCTGCAACCGTCCATCCTGATGCAGCTGAAGCTCTCGGACGGGACGGCCCATCGCTTTGAAGTGCCGGTGGCTAAGTTTCAGGAATTGAGGTACAATGTTGCCTTGATCCTGAAAGAAATgaatgacctggaaaagagatgcAGTCTTAAAATCCAAGATTGA